The following proteins are co-located in the Fodinibius salicampi genome:
- the secA gene encoding preprotein translocase subunit SecA, protein MGDILTSIFGTKSEQDLKKIWPIVEEINEHYEKMEQLSDEELKQKTENFRQKISNATAEVKEDIASVKEILNSNEELSVDRRRELGEELEELEQEHTDTIEDVLEEILPEAFAVMKDTCRRFVGEKWKVGGSMNEWGMIPYDVQLAGAVAMHQGKIAEMKTGEGKTLAAIMPAYLNALSGRGVHIVTVNNYLAKRDAEWNEPLFNFHGLEVDCVDLYDPNSEQRRNAYRADITYGTNNEFGFDYLRDNMVINSEQLVQRDHNFAIIDEIDSILIDEARTPLIISGPVPEDNKSQKYEELKPRVESLVNAQKKLVASLVKKGQEALDEGNEEEAGLALYRAQRGFPKNKKFRKMMQVPANQKLVQQTEAFYLQDNARRLPEVDKELYYSVDMKMNNIELTEKGQEFITKANEDPDFFIIPDLGTETSQIEEEIEELREEKISEIKENNEFSEEYKEKKIKEARQEVEQERERRFNELHRLFAERSDRIHTVNQLLKAYTLFEREEEYIVQEGKVQIVDEHTGRVLSGRRYSDGLHQAIEAKENVSVEAATQTYATITLQNYFRMYNKLAGMTGTAATEEGEFNEIYDLDVVIIPTNEPVIRDDKEDLVFRTKREKYNAAIERIREYHEKGQPVLVGTTSVDVSETISRMLKREEIPHNVLNAKHHAQESEIVENAGQPGAVTVATNMAGRGTDIKLAPGVREKGGLAILGTERHESRRIDLQLRGRSGRQGDPGESQFFVSLEDDLMQLFGSDRVAKVMDRLNFEEGEVITHSWITKSLERAQSKVEQNNFSIRKKQLEYDDVLNNQREVIYARRKHALSGDELRSDIYDMLEDLVQSVVEEHYPKGELEEIRDTILRFLAVDIDLEREEMGKLGEDKLIDHIIERAYEVYNKKEKMISEPLYEVIKNIEASDAEDKPSKVQVIFTDGIRRMRVVVDVENALENEGHEVARALERTAVLSIIDDKWMDHLRELDSVKEGIGLRSFAQKDPLLEYKREAFDMFKQLLDEINQEAISLIWKAIPEMQADKQRLQQAPEKRAKVNMNQAKTEHSDATNMGFKTNAQQSQNGGQQQQQQRSDQKPQPVTVEEEPGRNDYVKIQNMGSGEVIDIKWKKAKRMIEEDSWVLIEK, encoded by the coding sequence ATAGGCGACATTTTAACTAGTATTTTCGGTACGAAGAGCGAGCAGGACCTTAAGAAAATCTGGCCCATCGTTGAAGAAATTAATGAGCACTATGAAAAGATGGAGCAGCTCTCCGACGAAGAGCTCAAACAAAAGACCGAAAATTTCAGACAAAAAATATCCAATGCAACAGCGGAAGTTAAGGAAGATATTGCCTCTGTTAAGGAAATCCTGAACAGCAATGAAGAACTATCGGTTGATCGGCGCCGGGAACTCGGCGAAGAGCTGGAGGAGCTCGAACAGGAACACACCGATACCATTGAAGATGTTCTGGAGGAAATCCTGCCTGAAGCATTTGCGGTAATGAAGGATACCTGCCGCCGCTTTGTCGGTGAAAAATGGAAGGTAGGCGGCAGCATGAACGAATGGGGGATGATTCCCTACGATGTTCAGCTGGCCGGGGCCGTAGCGATGCACCAAGGGAAAATTGCCGAAATGAAAACCGGTGAAGGTAAAACACTGGCCGCAATCATGCCTGCCTATCTGAATGCACTCAGTGGGCGTGGAGTACATATCGTAACGGTCAACAACTACCTCGCCAAGCGTGATGCCGAGTGGAACGAACCCCTGTTTAACTTTCACGGACTTGAAGTGGATTGCGTGGATCTCTACGATCCGAACTCTGAGCAACGCCGAAATGCCTACAGGGCAGATATAACGTATGGAACCAATAACGAATTTGGGTTCGATTACCTGCGTGACAATATGGTGATTAACTCTGAACAGCTTGTTCAGCGTGATCACAACTTTGCTATAATTGATGAGATTGATTCTATTCTGATTGATGAAGCGCGAACGCCACTCATTATCTCTGGCCCCGTTCCGGAAGATAATAAATCCCAAAAATATGAAGAGCTTAAACCCCGTGTTGAGTCTCTGGTTAACGCACAAAAGAAACTGGTGGCCTCTCTCGTTAAAAAAGGTCAGGAAGCACTAGATGAGGGGAATGAGGAAGAGGCAGGTCTGGCGCTTTATCGTGCCCAGCGCGGATTTCCCAAGAACAAGAAGTTCCGCAAAATGATGCAGGTGCCCGCCAATCAAAAGCTGGTTCAGCAAACAGAGGCCTTTTACCTGCAGGATAATGCTCGTCGACTGCCTGAAGTGGATAAAGAACTTTACTATTCGGTCGATATGAAAATGAATAATATCGAGCTTACCGAAAAGGGCCAGGAATTTATTACAAAGGCGAATGAGGATCCCGATTTCTTTATTATTCCGGATCTGGGTACGGAAACTTCCCAAATAGAAGAAGAGATCGAAGAACTCCGGGAAGAAAAAATCAGCGAAATTAAAGAAAATAATGAGTTCAGCGAAGAATACAAGGAAAAGAAGATAAAAGAAGCGCGGCAAGAGGTTGAACAGGAACGAGAACGCCGTTTCAATGAGCTTCACCGACTGTTTGCCGAACGCAGTGACCGTATCCACACGGTTAACCAGCTCCTGAAAGCCTATACCCTCTTCGAACGAGAAGAAGAATATATCGTACAGGAAGGCAAAGTGCAGATTGTTGACGAACACACCGGCCGTGTACTATCGGGACGCCGCTATTCGGATGGCCTCCATCAGGCTATTGAGGCGAAAGAAAATGTTAGCGTGGAAGCAGCTACTCAAACCTACGCCACTATTACTCTGCAGAATTACTTCCGGATGTACAACAAGCTTGCCGGTATGACGGGGACAGCGGCTACGGAAGAAGGGGAGTTTAATGAAATTTACGATCTGGATGTAGTTATCATTCCCACGAATGAACCGGTTATCCGTGATGATAAAGAGGACTTGGTATTCCGGACTAAGCGCGAAAAATATAACGCTGCCATCGAGCGTATCCGCGAATATCACGAAAAAGGACAACCCGTACTTGTGGGTACTACCAGCGTGGATGTTTCCGAAACGATCAGCCGGATGCTCAAGCGCGAAGAAATTCCACATAACGTTCTCAACGCTAAACACCATGCCCAGGAGAGTGAAATTGTCGAAAATGCGGGTCAGCCGGGGGCAGTAACCGTAGCAACGAACATGGCCGGTCGTGGTACGGACATTAAACTGGCGCCGGGCGTCAGGGAAAAAGGCGGACTGGCTATTTTGGGAACGGAACGCCATGAATCGCGCCGCATTGACTTGCAGCTGAGAGGACGTTCCGGGCGTCAGGGAGATCCCGGAGAATCCCAGTTCTTTGTCTCTCTCGAAGATGACTTGATGCAGCTTTTCGGTTCTGACCGCGTCGCCAAAGTAATGGACCGGCTCAACTTTGAAGAAGGCGAAGTCATTACCCATTCCTGGATTACCAAATCGCTGGAACGGGCACAGTCCAAGGTAGAGCAAAACAACTTCAGCATTCGTAAGAAACAGCTGGAGTACGATGATGTTCTCAATAATCAGCGGGAAGTTATTTATGCCCGCCGAAAGCACGCTCTTTCGGGTGATGAACTGAGGAGCGATATTTATGATATGCTCGAAGACTTGGTTCAAAGCGTTGTAGAGGAGCACTATCCTAAAGGAGAACTCGAAGAAATTCGGGATACCATCCTCCGATTCCTGGCAGTAGATATTGACCTGGAACGTGAAGAAATGGGCAAGCTGGGAGAGGATAAGCTTATTGACCATATTATAGAGCGGGCCTACGAGGTCTACAACAAAAAGGAAAAGATGATTTCAGAGCCGCTCTATGAAGTTATCAAAAATATTGAGGCTTCCGATGCCGAGGACAAACCTTCCAAAGTTCAGGTTATCTTTACTGACGGCATTCGTCGCATGCGCGTTGTGGTGGATGTAGAAAATGCACTCGAAAATGAAGGACATGAGGTGGCGCGTGCCCTTGAACGTACGGCCGTTCTCTCTATTATTGATGATAAATGGATGGATCATCTGCGGGAGCTTGATTCCGTAAAAGAAGGGATCGGCCTTCGCTCATTTGCCCAAAAGGACCCCCTCCTGGAATACAAGCGTGAAGCTTTTGATATGTTTAAACAGCTGCTTGATGAGATCAACCAAGAGGCAATTTCCCTGATTTGGAAAGCGATTCCCGAAATGCAGGCCGACAAACAGCGGCTCCAGCAAGCACCCGAAAAACGCGCTAAGGTGAATATGAACCAAGCTAAAACAGAGCATTCGGATGCTACCAACATGGGCTTTAAAACCAATGCCCAGCAGAGTCAAAATGGAGGTCAACAGCAACAACAACAGCGGAGTGACCAAAAACCCCAGCCGGTTACTGTAGAAGAAGAACCAGGACGCAACGACTATGTTAAAATACAAAACATGGGTAGCGGGGAAGTAATCGACATCAAGTGGAAGAAAGCCAAACGCATGATCGAAGAAGACAGCTGGGTCCTTATAGAAAAATAG
- a CDS encoding TonB-dependent receptor: MYTVNNVFKYLFLIAVFPLFTSAVSWGQQTATVEGKVINEATGEHLPGVNIRLIDSSRGTVTDRDGDYSLTVPAGDAELQFSYIGFESTTESLTGLSAGEVVTLNVSLTSSYISGSEVVVTGTRSGGRSNLESAVPIDVISVEDLDIQAPQVDVNQLLTYVAPSFQSNRQSAADESEHNAPASLRGMGPDQLLVLINGKRRHTSSVINLLGGKRGTVGTDMSVIPTASIDRIEILRDGAAAQYGSDAIAGVINIILKEGTGLLTASATAGGYKAGDGETAKVNANYGFELGEEGYVNVTGSFTNREPTNRTGDHDLHVYIPGFAYPFDDNPEEVRAEDNSEIQERGKTRDDFKFHIGDAGMQIASTFVNGAVPVGNQGTEVYFFGGLSNKQGTGFPFRRLPVDGGNVPEIYPHGFQPLTKSSITDKSLTAGIRGEFRGWEIDFSNSFGSNAFDFRVTNSVNATLGASSPTAFDVGGFSFSQNVTGLTFAKYFDQALSGINVALGSEFRVDNYGINAGDEPSYRNYGIVDSVASNGLVVGQTDTLGRTGGSQGYPGFRPSDEISATRTNIAAFADVEVNLTQDFLVAGATRFERYSDFGNTLNGKLSARYLFGEYLTLRGAINTGFRAPSLHQVYYNKVSSDFNDNNRLVQIGTFNNNSRPADLLGIPDLKEETSINYSAGFALRPFKNLSLTTDFYQIDVEDRIILTSEFNVNELPADIAAELRDYGVSAANFFTNAIDTRTRGVDIVATYNHPFSNDHQLNFSLGANFNEVKVQGAVETSPQLEEQADLYLQSWDRLRLEEGDPQSKISATLQYDIGPLSAMVRGVRFGEVSLNTGGAFGEAQTYSAKFVTDLSLTYGVTDELDFTVGGNNIFDIYPDEHVYANSYFNVFKYPPSQHGFNGAYYFTKLTLNIN, translated from the coding sequence ATGTACACCGTGAATAACGTTTTTAAATATCTGTTTTTAATTGCTGTGTTTCCTCTATTTACCTCTGCGGTAAGTTGGGGCCAACAGACTGCTACCGTTGAAGGAAAAGTTATCAATGAAGCAACCGGAGAACATTTACCGGGTGTAAATATCCGTCTTATTGATTCTTCTCGTGGTACGGTAACCGACCGAGACGGAGATTATTCGCTGACAGTTCCAGCGGGGGATGCAGAGCTGCAATTTTCCTATATAGGCTTTGAAAGCACAACGGAATCACTAACAGGTCTTTCTGCCGGTGAAGTTGTAACACTGAATGTGTCCCTCACTTCTTCATATATCTCAGGAAGCGAGGTCGTAGTAACCGGAACCCGCAGCGGTGGTCGCAGCAACCTGGAGTCTGCGGTGCCTATAGATGTGATTTCGGTAGAAGATCTTGATATCCAGGCGCCACAGGTGGATGTAAATCAATTGTTGACATATGTTGCTCCTTCATTTCAATCAAATCGACAGTCCGCCGCGGATGAATCCGAGCATAATGCGCCTGCTTCTCTTCGGGGAATGGGGCCTGACCAGCTGTTAGTGTTGATAAACGGAAAGCGGCGTCATACCAGCTCGGTTATTAACCTGCTTGGTGGCAAGCGGGGGACTGTAGGAACAGATATGTCCGTAATACCTACTGCTTCAATCGACCGGATTGAGATATTACGAGACGGAGCTGCTGCTCAATATGGTTCTGATGCTATCGCTGGCGTGATCAATATTATTTTGAAGGAAGGTACCGGCTTATTGACGGCAAGTGCCACCGCCGGCGGTTATAAAGCCGGAGATGGTGAAACGGCAAAGGTAAATGCAAACTATGGCTTTGAGTTGGGAGAAGAGGGGTATGTGAATGTGACCGGTTCTTTTACCAACCGGGAGCCTACGAATCGAACCGGTGATCACGATTTACATGTGTATATACCCGGTTTTGCCTACCCATTTGACGACAACCCGGAAGAAGTTCGAGCTGAAGATAATTCAGAAATCCAGGAAAGGGGAAAAACACGAGATGACTTTAAGTTTCATATTGGCGACGCTGGCATGCAGATCGCTTCGACTTTTGTGAATGGAGCAGTGCCCGTGGGTAATCAGGGCACAGAAGTGTATTTCTTTGGTGGATTAAGCAACAAGCAGGGAACCGGTTTCCCTTTTCGGCGCCTGCCCGTAGACGGTGGGAATGTTCCGGAAATATATCCGCACGGATTTCAGCCGCTGACTAAATCTTCCATTACAGATAAATCCCTGACGGCCGGTATCCGTGGAGAATTCCGGGGATGGGAAATCGATTTTAGCAATAGTTTTGGTAGCAATGCATTTGACTTTCGGGTGACCAATAGCGTGAACGCCACTCTCGGCGCATCCTCCCCGACTGCTTTTGATGTGGGCGGGTTTTCGTTCAGTCAAAATGTAACCGGACTTACCTTTGCGAAATACTTTGATCAGGCCCTATCGGGCATAAATGTAGCCCTGGGCTCTGAATTCAGGGTTGATAATTATGGCATTAATGCAGGTGACGAGCCCTCCTATCGTAATTACGGAATTGTGGATAGCGTAGCAAGTAATGGTCTTGTAGTAGGACAGACAGATACATTAGGTAGAACTGGCGGATCACAGGGTTATCCGGGATTTCGACCCTCAGATGAAATAAGTGCTACCCGTACTAATATTGCCGCTTTTGCAGATGTAGAAGTAAACCTGACCCAAGACTTTTTGGTTGCGGGAGCGACCCGTTTTGAGCGGTACAGCGATTTTGGGAATACCCTCAATGGAAAATTATCCGCACGGTACCTCTTTGGAGAATACTTAACCCTCCGGGGCGCCATTAATACAGGGTTCCGCGCTCCATCGCTCCACCAGGTGTACTACAATAAGGTATCCAGCGATTTTAATGATAATAACCGATTGGTGCAGATAGGTACCTTCAATAATAACAGCCGTCCGGCCGACCTGTTGGGTATTCCGGATCTAAAAGAGGAAACATCCATTAATTACAGTGCAGGGTTTGCGCTTCGTCCGTTTAAAAACCTGAGCTTGACCACAGATTTCTACCAGATCGATGTGGAAGACCGTATCATACTGACGAGTGAATTTAACGTAAATGAACTGCCAGCGGATATTGCAGCTGAGCTTCGAGACTACGGAGTATCAGCGGCAAACTTCTTCACCAATGCTATTGATACCCGAACGCGCGGAGTCGATATTGTAGCCACTTACAATCATCCTTTTTCAAATGATCATCAGCTGAATTTCTCACTGGGAGCCAACTTCAATGAGGTAAAGGTGCAGGGAGCCGTGGAAACATCTCCACAGCTTGAAGAACAAGCTGATTTATATCTGCAGTCGTGGGATAGGCTGCGACTCGAAGAAGGCGATCCCCAATCTAAGATTTCGGCCACCCTGCAATATGATATCGGTCCACTATCTGCGATGGTCCGGGGAGTCAGGTTCGGAGAAGTAAGTCTGAATACCGGCGGTGCTTTCGGAGAAGCACAGACGTACAGCGCAAAATTTGTAACCGACCTGAGCCTGACCTATGGAGTGACCGATGAATTGGATTTCACGGTTGGCGGTAATAATATATTTGACATATATCCCGATGAACATGTTTATGCCAATAGTTATTTCAATGTGTTTAAGTATCCGCCCTCCCAGCATGGGTTTAATGGAGCATACTACTTTACAAAATTAACGCTGAATATTAATTAA
- a CDS encoding S9 family peptidase, whose translation MKYFFRSVILLLLLPLVSQAQSELDTLSLESIFYEPLLAGNRPDFTAFSPDLSRIYYQANDSAKTEEKYYTVDLNGQNKDTTSARFKSVFRVSPDGSKLTYSDEGDIWIADTNFTNKTRLVSSELSEYDPTWGPESQRIAYIQEGNAWILNTQTSELRQVTNKKEEEPDFSILDWAGSNKLVLSQWDTSDYEEYYFPEYVGEKVQTGATRRGIPTQLISVAYLDSSKVEVMHKQKGYLDTDISASGPYLAIDVLDAPMKKREIIVFDLEEPKETAVFEDSTQGWFYGTDLNFSPEGNKLMFFSEQDGWNHIYSVDPDGSNLQKHTEGEFEVSWAEWISNHRIVFASSETGPGERHLYTLNTQTNEIQKLTSRAGYRQDFKLSRDHRYLVYKYTYFNEPFELYALDLENPKEVRLTHTIPDRFKNIDWQREDYIRFTSRDRETELSMSVLEPLDIQPERDYPVVVFVHGAGSLQNVYKGWSNSYPREYMFHQYLTAHGYYVMEVDYRHSTGYGREFREDVTNWMGKYETRDIIDGINYLAKHYPQADTSSTGIYGGSYGGFMALYATSVAPEYFDAAAALRAVTNWENYYNTNPWYTLPRLGKPSQDSIHYDRSSPIGYVDQLEDPVLILHGLTDNNVGFQDAAQYIEKLVQAGDKEFEMMMYPSERHSFEDPDAWYDEYSRIFEFFEEHLK comes from the coding sequence ATGAAATACTTTTTTAGGAGCGTAATCCTACTTTTATTACTTCCACTGGTAAGCCAGGCACAAAGCGAACTGGATACGTTAAGCCTCGAATCCATCTTCTATGAGCCGCTGCTGGCAGGCAACCGACCTGACTTTACCGCCTTTTCGCCTGACTTGTCCCGCATTTACTACCAGGCCAATGATTCGGCCAAAACGGAGGAAAAGTATTATACGGTAGATCTGAACGGGCAAAACAAAGACACCACTTCTGCCCGCTTTAAATCTGTATTTCGTGTTTCGCCTGACGGATCAAAACTAACCTACAGCGACGAAGGGGATATCTGGATTGCCGATACCAACTTTACCAACAAGACCCGGCTGGTAAGCTCCGAGCTATCGGAATACGACCCTACGTGGGGACCTGAAAGCCAGCGCATAGCCTACATCCAGGAAGGCAACGCATGGATATTAAACACCCAGACCTCAGAACTCAGACAAGTCACCAACAAGAAGGAAGAGGAACCGGACTTTTCTATTCTTGACTGGGCGGGCAGTAATAAACTGGTTCTTTCGCAGTGGGACACCTCCGATTATGAAGAGTACTATTTCCCCGAATATGTCGGGGAAAAGGTTCAAACAGGTGCTACCCGAAGGGGCATCCCCACACAGCTTATTTCTGTGGCCTACCTGGACTCGTCCAAGGTTGAGGTTATGCACAAACAGAAAGGCTACCTGGATACCGATATCAGTGCATCGGGACCATATCTTGCAATTGACGTGCTAGATGCTCCCATGAAGAAAAGAGAAATCATTGTTTTCGACCTCGAAGAGCCAAAGGAAACCGCCGTCTTTGAAGATTCCACCCAGGGTTGGTTTTACGGAACCGATCTGAATTTTTCCCCCGAAGGAAATAAGCTAATGTTCTTTTCCGAGCAGGATGGATGGAACCATATCTACAGCGTTGATCCCGATGGCAGCAACCTCCAAAAACATACGGAGGGCGAATTTGAAGTTAGCTGGGCAGAATGGATCAGTAACCATCGTATCGTCTTTGCCTCCAGCGAAACGGGCCCGGGAGAGCGACACCTATATACCCTGAATACCCAAACCAATGAGATCCAAAAACTAACGTCCAGGGCAGGCTACCGGCAGGATTTTAAGCTTAGCCGTGATCACCGCTACCTGGTTTACAAATATACCTATTTCAATGAGCCTTTCGAACTTTACGCTTTGGATCTGGAGAATCCCAAGGAGGTCCGTCTTACCCATACCATCCCCGATCGCTTTAAAAACATTGACTGGCAAAGGGAAGACTATATCCGTTTTACCAGCCGGGATAGAGAGACCGAGTTATCAATGTCTGTCCTGGAACCGCTCGATATACAGCCCGAACGGGATTATCCGGTTGTTGTATTTGTTCACGGGGCCGGATCGCTCCAGAATGTCTATAAAGGCTGGTCCAATAGCTATCCCCGTGAATATATGTTCCACCAGTATCTAACGGCCCACGGGTACTATGTGATGGAAGTAGATTACCGCCACAGTACCGGCTATGGACGCGAGTTCCGTGAAGACGTAACCAACTGGATGGGCAAGTACGAAACCCGGGATATTATTGATGGGATTAACTATTTGGCGAAACACTACCCACAGGCCGATACCAGTAGCACCGGCATTTACGGGGGCAGTTATGGTGGATTTATGGCCCTGTATGCCACTAGCGTAGCGCCCGAATATTTTGATGCGGCGGCAGCCCTGCGCGCCGTCACCAACTGGGAGAACTATTACAATACCAATCCCTGGTACACCCTCCCGCGTCTCGGCAAGCCGTCCCAGGATTCCATCCACTACGATCGGAGCTCTCCCATCGGCTATGTGGACCAGCTGGAAGATCCGGTACTTATTCTTCATGGCCTGACGGATAACAATGTGGGCTTTCAGGATGCCGCCCAGTATATCGAAAAACTGGTACAGGCCGGCGATAAAGAATTTGAGATGATGATGTACCCTTCCGAGCGGCATAGCTTTGAAGATCCCGATGCCTGGTATGATGAATACAGCCGGATCTTTGAATTTTTCGAGGAACACCTGAAATAA
- the mtgA gene encoding monofunctional biosynthetic peptidoglycan transglycosylase gives MKSAFIRLGRWIIQFIAGFIIISSLIVLLFRWVNLPTSSFMMQRSVSAWWNGEDHFELHYEWTNWDDMSSHIKMAAIASEDQNFANHWGIDFASVQEALEEYEQGQGLRGASTITQQTAKNLFLWPNQSYVRKGIEAYFSLLLELFWPKKRILEVYLNIAEFGDGVYGVQSAADRYFFTTAARLSKSQSALMVTALPAPKRYNLASPSGYMLSRRDWVMQYMDLLGGSYYLEKLD, from the coding sequence ATGAAATCGGCTTTTATCAGACTGGGGCGCTGGATTATTCAATTTATCGCAGGCTTTATCATTATCTCAAGCCTGATCGTATTGCTATTTCGATGGGTTAACCTGCCCACAAGCTCATTTATGATGCAACGCTCTGTTTCTGCATGGTGGAATGGGGAAGACCACTTTGAGCTCCATTACGAGTGGACCAACTGGGATGACATGTCTTCCCACATCAAGATGGCGGCCATTGCTTCAGAAGACCAAAACTTTGCAAATCACTGGGGCATTGATTTTGCCTCGGTCCAAGAAGCACTGGAAGAATATGAGCAGGGACAAGGTCTTCGCGGGGCCAGCACCATTACCCAGCAAACCGCTAAGAATCTCTTTCTTTGGCCCAATCAATCCTATGTACGAAAAGGCATTGAAGCCTATTTTTCTTTGTTACTAGAGCTATTTTGGCCGAAAAAACGGATTTTAGAAGTATATCTGAATATTGCCGAATTTGGGGATGGCGTTTACGGAGTTCAATCGGCGGCTGACCGATACTTTTTTACAACCGCCGCCCGACTATCCAAATCTCAAAGCGCCCTGATGGTTACAGCATTACCCGCTCCCAAACGGTATAACCTGGCCAGTCCCTCGGGCTATATGCTTAGTCGTCGTGATTGGGTGATGCAGTATATGGACCTTTTAGGCGGCTCTTATTACCTGGAAAAGTTGGATTAA
- a CDS encoding APC family permease — translation MAESSSGTKKTVGLITAISIAVANMIGTGVFTSLGYQVVDIQSAFALVMLWVVGGVVALCGALSYGELGAALPRSGGEYHLLSEIYHPSLGFLSGWISLTAGFAAPTAIAAIALGEYTHAVFPAVPVTHVGAISVVLITLVHSTSIRWGNYLQNISTAVKVGVVVLFIVLGFMASNHQPISLVPKSSDWGILVSPFFAVALVYVSYAYTGWNAAVYIVGEIQKPQKNLPKALFIATVMVTVLYALLNYVFLLLVPIPELAGKVEVGFLAAEQMLGPAAADVLSILISVLMISTISAMVFIGGRIAQVIGEDYGVFKMLGKRNEKQIPVNALIFQAIVTLLFLYTSTFEQVMVYATFLLIGMSSLTVAGVYVLRWRRPEMDRPYKTWGYPVTPAVFLLVNTFIMVYVILERPLESLVGLGIMIVGIILYMLNRKWGSFGEDTVYEE, via the coding sequence ATGGCTGAATCGTCTTCGGGTACAAAGAAAACAGTGGGATTGATTACGGCAATATCTATTGCTGTAGCAAACATGATAGGAACCGGGGTCTTTACCAGTCTCGGTTACCAGGTTGTGGATATACAATCTGCTTTTGCCTTGGTTATGCTTTGGGTTGTAGGAGGGGTTGTTGCCCTGTGTGGAGCGCTTTCTTATGGAGAGTTAGGAGCAGCCCTGCCGCGGTCCGGGGGCGAATACCACCTGCTTTCGGAAATATATCATCCATCGCTGGGATTTCTTTCCGGATGGATATCCCTTACCGCCGGATTTGCTGCGCCCACTGCCATTGCCGCTATTGCACTGGGAGAATATACCCATGCCGTTTTTCCTGCTGTCCCGGTGACCCATGTTGGAGCCATTTCGGTTGTACTGATAACGCTGGTCCACAGCACCAGCATTCGATGGGGGAACTACCTGCAAAATATATCGACCGCGGTAAAAGTTGGCGTTGTGGTACTTTTCATCGTTTTAGGCTTTATGGCATCCAATCATCAGCCTATCAGCCTTGTGCCTAAGAGTTCCGACTGGGGGATATTAGTAAGCCCTTTTTTTGCTGTAGCCCTGGTATATGTTTCTTACGCCTATACGGGATGGAATGCAGCCGTTTATATTGTAGGAGAGATCCAAAAGCCGCAAAAGAATTTGCCCAAAGCACTATTTATAGCCACGGTGATGGTTACGGTTCTGTATGCGCTGCTCAATTACGTATTTCTTTTATTGGTTCCCATCCCTGAGCTGGCGGGCAAGGTGGAAGTCGGTTTTCTGGCAGCTGAACAGATGCTGGGCCCGGCGGCAGCCGATGTGCTATCTATTCTTATTTCGGTACTTATGATTTCTACTATCAGCGCCATGGTGTTCATAGGGGGACGTATTGCGCAGGTTATAGGAGAAGATTATGGCGTTTTTAAGATGCTGGGCAAGAGAAATGAAAAGCAAATTCCGGTTAACGCCCTGATTTTTCAGGCAATTGTTACCTTGCTTTTTCTGTACACTTCTACTTTTGAGCAGGTGATGGTATATGCCACCTTTTTACTGATTGGAATGAGCAGTCTGACGGTGGCTGGTGTATATGTGCTGCGGTGGCGGCGGCCGGAAATGGATCGCCCCTACAAAACATGGGGGTATCCGGTGACTCCCGCTGTATTTCTGCTGGTGAATACCTTTATTATGGTTTATGTAATTCTGGAGCGCCCCCTGGAATCGCTCGTGGGACTGGGAATCATGATTGTAGGAATCATTTTATATATGCTAAATAGAAAGTGGGGCTCCTTTGGTGAAGATACTGTGTATGAAGAGTAG
- the ppgK gene encoding polyphosphate--glucose phosphotransferase yields MEVLGIDIGSYGLKGCIVDTVKGEILSERISTPPLEDTTPHKVLAQMHRIVRKEFDWEGPIGCAFPAPVRNGIVLSAKRIHDSWVDANAEQLFSEITDNPVSVINDTDATGLAEMHFGSGQMKQGLVVVLTLGTGIGSSLFMNGQLVPNTELGLLEIRGITVEERASNKAREEEGIPKKSWANRLQLVLEHLEKVFHPDLFILGGQLSKKADKTFPFIKINTTFKAASFQNDSSIVGAAMIAAHQKNDVFYR; encoded by the coding sequence ATGGAAGTTTTAGGAATCGATATTGGAAGCTACGGTCTCAAGGGATGTATTGTAGATACGGTGAAAGGGGAAATTCTCTCAGAACGCATAAGTACGCCACCCCTGGAGGATACCACCCCCCACAAAGTACTGGCACAGATGCACCGGATCGTGCGGAAAGAATTTGACTGGGAAGGCCCCATAGGATGCGCTTTCCCGGCACCGGTACGGAATGGCATTGTATTATCCGCTAAACGTATACATGATTCCTGGGTTGACGCCAATGCCGAGCAGCTCTTTTCAGAAATTACTGATAACCCGGTTTCCGTTATCAATGATACGGATGCCACTGGTCTTGCAGAAATGCACTTTGGGTCCGGACAGATGAAACAGGGACTTGTTGTTGTGCTTACACTGGGCACCGGAATTGGTTCTTCTCTTTTCATGAATGGTCAGCTGGTACCCAATACCGAACTGGGCCTTTTGGAAATTCGCGGCATTACGGTGGAAGAACGCGCTTCTAACAAAGCACGCGAAGAAGAAGGCATTCCTAAAAAATCATGGGCAAACCGACTGCAACTGGTACTTGAACACCTGGAAAAAGTATTCCATCCGGATCTTTTTATTCTTGGTGGACAGCTGAGCAAAAAAGCGGACAAAACATTCCCCTTTATCAAGATAAACACCACTTTCAAGGCCGCAAGCTTCCAGAATGATTCAAGCATAGTAGGGGCCGCTATGATAGCAGCCCATCAAAAAAATGATGTTTTTTATCGCTAA